A window from Opitutia bacterium ISCC 52 encodes these proteins:
- a CDS encoding aldose 1-epimerase family protein, with the protein MKSSIFISIGLLSVSLQAAHHQVTIQNEELSVTLATKGAELQSIKHLPSDIEYLWQGDPEYWANRSPNMFPVNVRFKDNRFTYQGKEYEMPRMGLAVIAEFETLAKEGDKKKDAKVVQVLRSSEDTLKYYPFPFELRVVSRLKGLKLLQKYKVINKGTDTMYFALGGHPGFNAPLTKKRKRSNYQYVFAEKMHVKRNEIIDSLIQENKLDFLKNEDRLALGDERIPNGGMFLYDNTSRQIGIALKGRKPYITVDLGDFPNSNLWSPPGMPYAAIEPMVAHHDLQETSLAIEDKDFLIALPAGQSRTYQYSITINPKEGTRALKE; encoded by the coding sequence ATGAAATCCAGTATCTTCATTTCAATCGGACTGCTTTCCGTTTCACTTCAAGCTGCCCATCATCAGGTGACCATTCAAAATGAAGAGCTCTCTGTAACTCTCGCTACCAAAGGTGCTGAACTCCAAAGCATCAAACACCTGCCCTCGGACATTGAGTATCTATGGCAGGGCGATCCAGAATATTGGGCTAACCGGTCCCCCAATATGTTTCCGGTGAATGTTCGTTTTAAAGACAACCGATTCACGTATCAGGGCAAAGAATACGAAATGCCTCGGATGGGACTCGCGGTCATTGCCGAATTTGAGACTTTGGCTAAGGAAGGCGATAAAAAGAAAGACGCGAAAGTCGTCCAAGTTCTAAGGTCGTCAGAAGACACGCTTAAATACTACCCCTTCCCCTTCGAATTGAGAGTCGTCTCCCGGTTAAAAGGGCTCAAGCTTCTTCAAAAATACAAAGTGATAAATAAAGGTACCGATACGATGTATTTTGCTTTAGGCGGTCACCCTGGATTTAATGCGCCACTCACAAAAAAGCGCAAACGGTCTAATTACCAATACGTCTTCGCAGAAAAGATGCACGTAAAGCGAAACGAGATCATCGACAGCCTCATCCAAGAAAACAAACTCGACTTCCTCAAAAACGAAGACCGACTGGCTTTGGGTGACGAACGCATTCCAAATGGTGGCATGTTTCTCTACGACAACACATCACGACAAATCGGCATCGCTTTGAAAGGCCGCAAACCCTATATCACGGTAGATCTTGGCGATTTCCCCAACAGCAACCTTTGGTCACCCCCTGGAATGCCTTACGCGGCTATAGAACCGATGGTCGCTCACCACGACTTGCAAGAAACTTCGTTGGCCATAGAAGATAAAGACTTCCTCATTGCGTTACCAGCAGGCCAGTCACGGACCTATCAATATTCGATTACGATAAACCCCAAGGAAGGTACTCGAGCGTTGAAGGAGTAA
- the eda gene encoding bifunctional 4-hydroxy-2-oxoglutarate aldolase/2-dehydro-3-deoxy-phosphogluconate aldolase, translating to MFPAELHTKIKESKVVAVLVIDNADHAVPVAQAILRGGIGAMELTLRTEAALPALRAIKAEVPEMLAGIGTILTTEQVDQVVEAGAAFGVAPGMNAKIVKYAQDRGLPFGPGIMTPSDIEAAIELGCRTIKFFPAETSGGLKHLQSMVAPYQHLGLDFIPLGGLNATNMVDYLKSPLISAIGGSWIAKKDFINAEDWDTIEANAREARTIADSI from the coding sequence ATGTTTCCCGCAGAACTTCATACCAAAATCAAAGAATCCAAAGTTGTGGCTGTGCTCGTGATCGACAATGCCGATCACGCCGTGCCCGTAGCCCAAGCCATACTCCGAGGTGGAATAGGAGCTATGGAGCTCACCTTGCGCACAGAGGCAGCCTTACCTGCCCTGAGAGCGATTAAAGCTGAAGTGCCTGAGATGCTTGCAGGAATAGGCACCATTCTGACTACCGAGCAAGTAGACCAGGTGGTAGAAGCAGGCGCAGCATTTGGAGTAGCTCCGGGTATGAATGCTAAGATCGTTAAATACGCACAAGATCGCGGCCTTCCGTTTGGACCCGGAATCATGACCCCCAGCGATATTGAGGCAGCGATTGAGTTGGGTTGCAGAACGATTAAATTCTTCCCCGCCGAAACATCCGGAGGATTGAAACACCTTCAAAGCATGGTTGCTCCCTATCAACACCTCGGCCTGGATTTCATTCCACTTGGTGGATTGAATGCTACCAATATGGTGGACTACTTGAAGTCTCCGCTCATCTCAGCCATTGGCGGATCCTGGATTGCCAAAAAGGACTTTATTAACGCTGAAGACTGGGACACGATTGAAGCCAACGCTCGAGAAGCCCGCACCATTGCTGATTCCATTTAA
- a CDS encoding helix-turn-helix domain-containing protein produces METKHLATSLFKALDVLTLVSSKSPSGVLIAEVIDGMSLPRSSLIRILDSLIHYGLVERLPDRRYAVTTKFYDWKAEDAGAQLKRHFDPLMKKITNEVGEMTVLGRLVGRRIEHIHCVEPEIRVRVIPPVGRNFQLHTMAMGKLALTVRPDLIPDEVSPRLKKEINAATKEGHAWNRGDSENGIIAWGTWLGEPSPLTPMIAVTWPDFRFSEKALRQVKKVLRESLK; encoded by the coding sequence ATGGAAACCAAGCACCTAGCTACCTCTTTATTCAAAGCTCTGGATGTCCTTACTCTTGTCAGCTCGAAGAGCCCCTCGGGCGTGTTGATTGCTGAAGTGATTGATGGAATGTCACTGCCTCGGAGTAGCCTTATCCGAATATTGGACAGTTTAATCCACTACGGATTGGTGGAACGGCTGCCGGATCGTCGCTATGCGGTCACAACCAAATTCTATGACTGGAAGGCGGAGGATGCTGGAGCACAATTGAAACGGCACTTCGATCCTTTGATGAAAAAAATCACAAACGAGGTCGGAGAGATGACGGTGCTTGGTCGATTGGTGGGGCGTCGTATTGAGCACATACATTGTGTAGAGCCCGAAATCCGTGTGCGTGTTATTCCACCGGTAGGTCGAAATTTTCAATTACACACCATGGCTATGGGCAAACTGGCATTAACCGTCCGGCCTGATCTCATTCCCGATGAGGTTTCACCTCGCTTAAAGAAGGAAATAAATGCTGCCACGAAAGAGGGTCATGCCTGGAATCGAGGAGATTCAGAAAATGGAATCATTGCTTGGGGAACCTGGTTGGGAGAACCGTCTCCTTTGACTCCGATGATTGCTGTTACCTGGCCGGACTTTCGCTTTTCTGAGAAAGCGCTTAGGCAAGTGAAGAAGGTTTTGAGGGAGTCTTTGAAGTAG